In Anoplopoma fimbria isolate UVic2021 breed Golden Eagle Sablefish chromosome 15, Afim_UVic_2022, whole genome shotgun sequence, the genomic window GAACATTAAACTCACGGAGGAAGTGGTGGAAAGAAAGTTTGATGACGCGTCGTCGAAAGAGACCAGGTGAGAAACTCAAAGGTGCTAACCTCGTGCTCGTCTACTGAGCACACCTGCTCCAGGACAACACTAAAGCCACAGTTACTGgttatttaaaacagaaatacaatagTGCACAGAATGCTGGAAAAAGTTAGCAGACAAAAACTCCAAAATCCATTGCACAAATTAAATTTTTTCAGAGTTTTCCATGatttcttttattgttaaattcttatttatttgaccTCTTTAGGGCTTTGAAActgttcatgtttaaaaaaaataaaatatttgggATGAGAACATCAATCTGTGGTTGAACTGATATTTCCACTCTGGGAGAAGCACTCACAGGCTGGTAATGCATGTCTTCACATCCTGTGCACTTATGACGTGGGAAAAACTCTTGtcatctgaaaacacacatttgtattatacagtaccagtcaaaagtttggacacaccttctcattcaatggtttttctttatttttatttttttctacattgtagattaatattgaagacatccaaactatgaaggaacacatatggaattatgtggtaaacaaacaaatgctcaacaaaccagaatatgttttatattttagattcttcaaagtagttgaatgagaaggtgtgtccaaacttttgactggtactgtatgcccACATGTACAAAGTCTGATTAAGGTTTTAAActagaaaagagaaaatcagTCAGTCTATAAAGTAGGGTCTACAAGAGGTGGCTAACAGGTTATTGTAATGAAACAGTTCAACACATTGTCCACATAGCCTTATGTGGTGCTGACATTTTTGGTCACAAGCTATGAAAGCTGCAACAAGCTTTATATAAAACATCAAGTTTTGCATCTTGTCTCCTCGTGATGTTGATGTGATaactgttttttcttgtgtttaacACAAAACCGCAGCAGACTGTCCTTTCACAGAGTAATGTCCTCTCACAGAGTAGTGTCCTCTCACAGAGTAGTGTCCTCTCACAGAGTAATGTCCTCTCACAGAGTAGTGTCCTCTCACAGAGTAATGTCCTCTCACAGAGTAGTGTCCTCTCACAGAGTAGTGTCCTCTCACAGAGTAATGTCCTCTCACAGAGTAGTGTCCTCTCACAGAGTAATGTCCTCTCACAGAGTAATGTCTTCTCACAGTGTAGTGCTGTAGGTCCCTGTGGGCCTGAGAGGAACAGGACAGTAATCTGGAAGGTCCCAGTCTCTGTCCGACCCTGCGAATGAACTGGAATGCCGCATGGCACGATCCACATAACCAGAGATTGTTGGTATCTCCTCTCTTGGGTTGTCTCCACAGTTTGGGACGGTGGGTGTGACGAAGCCCTGCTTCATTATGTAGCAGCTGGTCCAAGCGTCCATTGATCGGAGCTCTGCTGCCTGCATTGAGTAGTTCTCCTCTTCGTGCTCCTTTTGGCTCAAGAAGTCCCTTAGCACCTGCTTGAAGACAGTAGCCAGCTCCCAGGGCCTAATGTTGTTAGTGGCAAGCACCTCACGAAACCTGTGGAAGGAATCAACCAATAGAGTTGATTACAAACTTGTTGAAATAGTAAATATTTGAATCAACACAATGCCATTGTACCAAATTCTCTATTGGGACTTCTAATATTGTATAATTGAACCAGGAGTCTCGAAATTTAAAGAATGACATATTTAGGACAACAGCACAGCTTTTTAGAAATGATACTAAATATGTTGTTCTTTTGTAATGTGGTTATGCAAGCACACAGAAGTGACACAGGAGTTTAATGGAAATGAGTAAGTAGGTCACAGTGCTTAACCATGTAGAACAATGTCTTTTACATCATTATGGCCAACATAGAGATGATGAGTGGAAACCCCTGGCAGTCTGGCTTCACTCCGCCTTACAGGGCATCCTTCACCTTCACATGTTCACACCCTACATCGCCTGCCTCTGTGACAGTAACACATAATGGCTTTCTTGGCAGCGTGCCCTGCCTCCCTTTCCCTTTGGGTCTTCTCTGCTTTGCCTGCTGTCAGGCCTTGTGTTGATGCAGAAGCAGCTAGCCACTGTTGACAGCATACTAATGTGAGGACAGAGCATGGCATGGCTGCGACCAAGCACCTTGAGAGCACGGTGGCAGCGTGGATGGGTGGGATCTGGGCACACAGGAACTCCAGCTGGTGTAGTTCTGATGTGGGGATGAGGGTCCGTAACCTGGGGTACTTTTGAAACCAATGGAGACCCAGGGCGCTGTGGGCCAGCCTGTGCTCTCGATCGAGTTCCCTCACCAACCGCTCACGCTCCTCCACATGCCACAGGAGCTCTCTGATCAACATGCGTCTGGGAACAACCCCCGAGGTCTTTGGAGTTTTCACTTCATCATGAGTCTGCACTTTTGTTTCGTGGGACCATTTCATCCAGCTGAACAGGGGCATGGCAGTCATAGCAGACAGTCCTAGAAAACTACACAAACAAGAATTATTCGTTATTCTGGACCATGATGCCACGACTTCTCACGCACtgttttaacacatttcaaTGTGCTCAAATATCTGTTGCTTAAGACCAAGTACTTATTTGCACATACAAATGAAAAGATGGTATAACACCATGTGACGGATTgcaaaaaagcagaaaaagccaaaacataacatgagagagaaaagaaatggtGATACAAAATAGTCATTATCAATATTATCCTCTCCTGATGctgagaacaaaataaataaatatatccaGTCCTATTTCTGACAAAATATTTCACTTGTACTGATATCTTCAGCTTCAAAGATCCCGGCGAAATGTGTGAGAATGCGGCAACCTCAGTTCTCTGTGAGGACATGTTGGTTCTCATTTTGTCCATTACTACGAAGCCCcattataattaacattttaaggtTGACAGTGACAGATGATCACCCCGTAACCAAGCTTACCTCTGGTCCCCGTCTGGTGGGTGCTCTGATTGTCTTCAGTTCAAATCAAACTCTGAAAGCAGATGTCCCAGCTGTAAGTGTTTGACTCTGTTACAGCTGTGTTATTTAGTATAACACAGCTTCCACCTGGGATTCAGATGGATTACCCCACctgcagggtcagaggtcagcctCACTGAACCCAGACAGTTTGTGTGACTTCACTCATCAATAGGTTGCAGagcttttcatttgatttaattccaGTACTTAAACAGCTGTCAGTTATCCAGCACGTGCAGAAAGAAAGAATCACACTAACATTTTGCTGAAAATTGAAAGGAAAGATCTGTACTTACAGGTGAAAACTGCCCCGCTGATGCTTTTGTGAGATATTGTGCAAAGATCAGCTTTTCAGCGAGTACAGCCTCCAGCTCCTTGTCTCCATGCGTCAGtccattttaaactttattccTTCACTTGCTGTTGACTATGTCCCTCGGTGTCAAATACAATCAAAGGAGCACTTGTGTATCGGCAGCAATCCTCCAATGTCTTGGCTTTTGGAAGCGTTTTTCCTCTtgtgttatagttattgtcttGTCCCTATCGGCCCTCCCACCACTCCCGTCATGCTGACTTTTTCCAGGAGAGTTAGTCACACATTGCTAACCGACTAAGAGCTGTCATCTCTGCTTTCACCCCGACCTCCTCTGTGCAGTGTGCAGCTTTGTTGTAAGGTCAGCTGCTTTGAAGCTTGCACGAAATGTGTGCAttggagagaaaggaagagagcgagagtgcatgtgtgtgcacaagccGTGGGTGTGTTGCATTTGAGCTCCTCTTAGTACTGTCAGGGTTTTTGCCTGCTGTTGCGATAAAATCCTTCCCCCACtaggagagagcgagaggaagAGACAACTGGGAACGCTCTCCCGAATATACAGTGCTGTGGGCCTCGTCCACCGGAGGGAAAGACGAGATGAGGCAGAGACTCAAATGAGCAAAGTTACAAATGGTACCAAGCAGTGATGTGGGTAGAGCTGAGGTTATTATCGCTCATGTGAACtaacatttttgatttgattaaagcTGCTATAAAGCTTAGCCTCGTAATTTTAGCAGGTCCTTACTGTTACatgcaatatcatttttttatgtgtaatttcatgttttttaccATAATGGTCCTTTGGCAGTTTGGCAGTTAGGCTTTCTGAGATGAGACTTGTAGTTGTAAGTTGAACAATGGTTACACTGAATTCTTTACCATTTCATTGCAGTGAACAATTCTAGTAAGGAAGACTTGTTGTCTATCACATATGAGTTCAGAGAAGGAAAGTAAATAGATTACGGTATGGTctttgaaattaatttacatCTTTTGTAATGTTAGGGGAAACGGGCAAAAAGGCCGAAATTAACTCATTGGTTAAAAGAGCCTCAAAAATGATTAACTGCTtaaaactgcttttattttgtttcagccaatcagacgTTCCTGATGAGAGCAGCctgaaaaatgtaaactctGATGGAgggtggtttaaaaaaacagaacatggAGGGAGTGAGTATTAaactttgttttatctttttcttatcTCACACCATACTCACTTAAAGAAATCTTCCTCCTGCCCTAAACGGTTTAACCCTGTTTCTTGTGCATTCGTGTCCGTGTCTTTAGGtactgctcctcctccacttgCCAGCTACAAGTACCCCAGCCTGCTCATAaccaaaaacagacagaaggtAAAATACACCATCCATACACCACATACTCTCAACCCTTCAGCTTGATGGTCTGAAAGTACTCTTCCATTCTCCTGTAGTACTTTCTATTTTGGTTCATGTTAGGAGTTTCACTGAAAATACCATTATGTCCTTAGGACACTGGTGCACTTAAGCTTTTACTGTTTGCTCAAGATTAACTCAACGTCATTTCATGTTGCAGAACAACAACCAGCTTTAAAATGTCCTGCCTGGAATGTTCTGTAGTCTAATATGGAGTAGTGTTTGTGCTTTCTTAATGCAGATTATTAAGCGTGGACTTCCGGTTACAAATCAGTCTAGCACACCCATCTGCTCTAgaatttcataatttatttctaaatttGATATGATACAGATTTCCAAATGGTTTTCCTACTTTTGTTAACGTTCTTTCTTTTACTGTGCACATGTGTTTGcgttatatatgtgtgtgtgtgtgtgtgtgtgtgtgtgtgtgcgtgtgcgtgtgtgtgtgtgcctgcttcCAGCTGATCTCCCTCATAGAGAACAACTCTGTAGTGATCATTCGAGGAGCCACAGGCAGTGGCAAGACCACCCAGGTGCCACAGTACATCCTGGACCACTACAATGAGAAAAACTCCTCATGCAACATTGTGGTCACCCAACCACGCAAAATTGGGGCCACCAGTATTGCCCGATGGGTTGCCACCCAGCGGAAGTGTACCCTGGGTAGTCTGGTGGGATATCAGGTTAGTGCTACATTTAGACAGAATCTGATTTACCTGAACGGTTTATTACAGATACATATGTGAGCCTGTACATATGTTCATAGCTCAgaccattttgtttttatctgtttaataAAAAGGGTATGGAACAAATTAATCGCcaccaatgaatcgccaccttatcgtggtggaggggtttgtgtgccccagtgatcctgagagctgtgttgtcgggggcaacaagcccccggctgagcgccgctgttctggagttctccccggagaacgagagggtcgcctctctgcgactgcgaatcgcagggggaaagtctctgactgtcatttgtgcctatgcaccaaacggcagtaaggagtacgcagccttcttggagtccttgggtggtgttctggaaagggcgccgactggggactccatagttcttctgggagacttcaacgctcacgtgggtaacgatggagaaacctggaggggtgtgattgggaggaacggcctgcccgatctgaacccgagtggtgctttgttgttggacttctgtgctagtcatggactgtccataacaaacaccatgtttgagcatagggaggttcataagtgtacttggtaccagaacaccctaggccaaaggtctatgatcgactttgtagttgtgtcatcagacctgcggccgtatgtcttggacacttctggagttctccccggagaactgAAACGCCTCTTTCTGCGACTGCGAATCGcaggggaaagtctctgactgtcatgattgtgcctatgcaccaaacggcagtaaacacaaaggtgaagagaggagcagagctgtcaactgatcaccatctggtggtgagttggatcaggtggcgggggaggctgccggacagacctggtaaacccaaacgtgttaTGCAGCATAACCTGAAGTTATGATATTTATCCACGTAGCTCTAAGGTGCTTTTTGATTCTTGTCTTTAGCCCTtctgaaatatctcaatttgCTCTAAGAAGAGAGCTCTTTCCTTCTTCCCtttcctatttttttgtttgtaaaagttGTGCAGTCAAGGCATGGAAAGTTCTTTTAAGATCAAAGTGAAGTCGGTGAACCAAAAGGTATTTCCCCGAGGTTTTCTCCATGACCAACCAGAAATAGTCATGTTGGCATTGCAGATGTTAGTTTTAAGAAAGTTAAGGCCTAAAGCTACTGTAAAGGaagcattaaacaaaagaagaaagggTTGTAGTTTGCTCTGTAAGTCAATGTACATTAGCATTGTACAAAAACACCAAACGATGATGATGAGATGAAATATTCAGATGATAGGAGTCAAAGATTGTGATTATCTTCTCtagtaaaaacaagatgaagaaacaaaaacaaacagatgggGCCCGGGGGCCTTTTGTCAGATGCCCCAGTTAGAGAGCCCAAAGGAGATGTTATTAATTTTCAGTGCGTGTGCGGTTGTCCAGATTTATGAATACAACTTTGCATATGTGTATTCCAGGTTGGACTGGAGAAGATGGCTACTGAGCACACACAGCTCATCTACATGACTACAGGAGTGCTGCTGCAAAAACTGGTTTCAGCCAAGTGCCTCACAGAGTACTCCCACATTTTTGTAGACGAGGTGCATAAAAATGAGGCAGATAATTTTCTCTGTATGCCGgcttctgtattttgttttgtaaatgtgtttaaggAAAAGGCAGGTTCCCTAATGTTACACTGTGCTTAATTCAAGTTTATCATTTTATGTAGTTATAGtaagtgtttaatgtttttgtttttagacaCACAATTTCCGTTTAGTTTCAGGATCCCTTTAGTTATATGATCCAATCAGGGATTCCTGACAATTTGGTCTAAGCCATTTTACTACTCTGCCTTTGCTTAAGGTACATGAGCGCACTGAGGAGATGGACTTTCTCCTGCTGGTGTTGAGAAAACTTCTTCATTCCAACTCATGTTATGTCAAGGTAATTGCATCATGTAAAATCCAACTTCTGTTCTCCTTTTGCATCCGTTAAACTCTCATAGGACCcgtgttttttttagatcatCCTTATGTCAGCCACCATTAACTGCAAACAGTTTGCTGAGTACTTTGGAACACCTATTCGTGGCAAAATGAACCCTGCCTATGTGTTTGAAGTGGAGGGAACACCGTATGCCATTGAGGAGTTTTATCTGGATGACCTCCAAACACTGTTTCCATACAAGGTAAGAAGACAGACAATGtttgctaatgctaatgttctCTGTACTGAACACTGAAGTAGTTAATGtctgaattgtgtgt contains:
- the rd3l gene encoding protein RD3-like; its protein translation is MPLFSWMKWSHETKVQTHDEVKTPKTSGVVPRRMLIRELLWHVEERERLVRELDREHRLAHSALGLHWFQKYPRLRTLIPTSELHQLEFLCAQIPPIHAATVLSRFREVLATNNIRPWELATVFKQVLRDFLSQKEHEEENYSMQAAELRSMDAWTSCYIMKQGFVTPTVPNCGDNPREEIPTISGYVDRAMRHSSSFAGSDRDWDLPDYCPVPLRPTGTYSTTL